A window of the Acidimicrobiia bacterium genome harbors these coding sequences:
- a CDS encoding L,D-transpeptidase family protein — protein sequence MRFTWMLLLVPAILIAIIGPAHAMPEIHGEYTADGPWPLPGLINPGDHGPWVAELQMKLNESGFRAGDPDGEFGRETLAAVYAFQKVHDLERDGVFRQDDWNLLDDPLTMPGDAPESTRVEVDLDRQVLYLIEDDSVSLVLPISSANGKTYTHSSGSTVRAVTPEGAYAFYKKVDGWRISYLGGLYRPFYFSGGYAIHGSGSVPPYPASHGCIRVEMWDMDYLAAELELGMPVYVYGARNDRSSIVPTPPLSVGRIVEQRLSNALNVLMPI from the coding sequence ATGCGTTTCACGTGGATGCTTCTTCTGGTGCCGGCGATTTTGATCGCCATCATCGGACCTGCGCACGCCATGCCGGAGATACACGGTGAGTACACAGCCGATGGTCCATGGCCGTTGCCGGGCCTGATCAACCCTGGTGATCACGGACCCTGGGTTGCCGAGCTTCAGATGAAGCTCAATGAGTCTGGTTTCCGGGCCGGTGATCCCGATGGCGAGTTCGGGCGCGAGACCCTGGCCGCGGTCTACGCGTTCCAGAAGGTCCACGATCTCGAGCGCGACGGTGTGTTTCGTCAGGATGATTGGAATTTGCTCGACGATCCGTTGACCATGCCCGGTGACGCTCCCGAGAGCACCCGGGTTGAGGTCGATCTGGACCGACAGGTTCTCTACCTCATCGAAGACGACAGCGTGTCACTCGTGCTCCCGATCTCATCTGCCAACGGGAAGACTTATACCCATTCGTCCGGCAGCACCGTCCGGGCCGTCACTCCGGAAGGCGCCTACGCGTTCTACAAGAAAGTCGACGGTTGGAGAATCTCCTACCTCGGGGGGCTCTACCGTCCCTTCTACTTCTCGGGTGGGTACGCGATTCACGGTTCGGGGAGCGTACCCCCGTACCCGGCGTCGCACGGCTGCATCCGGGTCGAGATGTGGGACATGGACTATCTGGCGGCCGAGCTCGAACTCGGTATGCCTGTCTACGTATACGGCGCTCGCAACGACCGCTCGAGCATCGTGCCGACACCGCCTTTGTCGGTTGGGCGAATCGTTGAGCAACGCCTCTCGAATGCGCTGAACGTGTTGATGCCGATCTGA
- a CDS encoding MBL fold metallo-hydrolase encodes MIEYSIERLTDDLYAIDAWMEEHPQRLACYLFDTPERVLVEVGPSATLHHLTAALDELGIDDLATIVVTHIHIDHAGGAGQIARAYPNARIGVHSRGARHLATPDRLWSSAVQVFGEEWLSRNWGPMVPIDEDRLLILDDGDRVPLGGGRFLDALYTPGHAKHHITYYEETSGGMFVGDSLGLCYPHGHAVQPVTPPPDFDPVVATEQMHRMRAIEPAFLGFAHFGPTYEVGKALDESEAKLWEWVRFVEGIGDHDDEQATKLLREWTLNGYRSEGYSEEEIRTYDRATFWPMQAVGIRKWLAGRSG; translated from the coding sequence ATGATCGAATACTCCATCGAACGGCTCACCGACGACCTCTACGCGATCGACGCATGGATGGAAGAGCATCCACAACGCCTTGCTTGTTATCTCTTCGACACCCCTGAGCGTGTTCTCGTCGAGGTCGGCCCATCGGCCACTCTTCACCACTTGACGGCGGCACTCGACGAGTTGGGTATCGATGACCTTGCCACGATCGTGGTGACGCACATTCACATCGACCATGCAGGCGGGGCGGGTCAGATCGCCCGGGCCTACCCAAACGCTCGAATCGGTGTTCACTCGAGAGGTGCTCGCCATCTCGCTACGCCGGACCGTCTTTGGTCTTCAGCAGTCCAGGTCTTTGGTGAGGAGTGGCTGAGCAGAAATTGGGGACCGATGGTTCCGATAGACGAGGATCGCCTGCTGATACTCGACGATGGAGACCGGGTACCGCTCGGCGGGGGCCGTTTCCTCGACGCGCTGTATACCCCCGGTCACGCAAAGCACCACATCACCTACTACGAGGAAACCTCTGGAGGGATGTTCGTAGGGGACTCGCTCGGGCTGTGCTATCCACATGGGCACGCGGTGCAACCGGTCACTCCCCCACCCGACTTCGATCCCGTGGTGGCGACCGAACAGATGCACCGTATGCGAGCGATCGAACCGGCCTTCCTCGGTTTTGCCCACTTCGGTCCCACCTACGAGGTCGGAAAGGCGCTCGACGAGTCGGAAGCAAAGCTCTGGGAGTGGGTCCGATTCGTGGAAGGAATCGGCGATCACGACGATGAGCAAGCCACGAAGCTGCTGCGCGAGTGGACGTTGAACGGTTACCGATCTGAGGGATACTCGGAAGAAGAGATCAGAACCTACGATCGAGCGACGTTCTGGCCCATGCAAGCGGTTGGGATTCGGAAGTGGCTCGCCGGTCGATCGGGCTGA
- a CDS encoding single-stranded DNA-binding protein — translation MDLNLVVLGGRLAAPPELRVFESGVRLVRYLVTVKSDEPRRRVDVLPVTVWDPEDEIVAQDPQPGHRLWLAGSAQRRFWDGDAGRRSRIEIVAGNVTFRDPESLLPDPIEK, via the coding sequence ATGGATCTCAACCTCGTCGTACTCGGGGGACGTCTGGCCGCACCCCCGGAGCTCCGGGTATTCGAATCTGGAGTTCGGCTAGTTCGATATCTGGTTACGGTAAAGAGCGATGAACCGCGCCGGCGTGTCGATGTGCTGCCGGTGACCGTCTGGGATCCGGAAGATGAGATAGTGGCGCAGGATCCACAGCCCGGTCATCGACTCTGGCTGGCGGGTAGCGCCCAACGACGCTTCTGGGACGGAGACGCCGGTCGGCGGAGCCGGATCGAGATCGTCGCCGGGAACGTGACCTTTCGAGACCCCGAAAGCTTGCTTCCGGATCCGATCGAAAAATGA
- a CDS encoding gamma-glutamyltransferase, translated as MSRIVVAAASQLAADIGGLVAEAGGNAVDAAIASTLVAMITEPGVCALGGGGFVTVWSRESDPVTFDGYMEMPGRRLPPDRLGGGGFDVTMEYGGGVTTTVGHGSVATPGALAAFAMASQRFGVLPWREILGPVIEVVRRGFPLSQASRLYLEFSGDSVFGWDPGSRAALFRRGELLGDGDLILIPELADSLDSIAEDGVSAFYEGDIARLISDDIVEHGGILTRGDLAAYRAIERPALQSELDDWEVATNPAPAIGGASLAAMLFLLEGSGFPGWNLEGMHHLVRTQQAVLGYRREFLDASVDRLPAIQRLLDLSHTGDWRRLLTSPSTVHTSAVDAGGSACSVTMSAGYGSGVMPPGTGIWMNNSLGELELNRLGFHALAPGDRLVSNMAPTVARRGDGAVLAIGSPGADRITTAILSTLLNLIHLGMDLEAAVQHPRLHVEYTDDGGRIAYEPGLDVARLGLISRPFDTTDMFFGGVGAALFEPGQDLVAAADHRRTGGVAFGGS; from the coding sequence ATGTCTCGAATTGTCGTCGCCGCCGCATCGCAATTGGCCGCCGACATCGGCGGCCTGGTCGCCGAAGCCGGCGGAAATGCGGTCGACGCAGCCATCGCCTCCACCCTGGTTGCCATGATCACAGAGCCGGGTGTGTGTGCCCTGGGTGGTGGCGGATTTGTGACCGTGTGGTCCCGGGAGTCCGATCCGGTGACGTTTGATGGCTACATGGAAATGCCCGGCCGTCGGCTGCCCCCCGACCGGCTCGGTGGTGGCGGGTTTGATGTGACGATGGAGTACGGCGGGGGTGTGACGACGACGGTCGGACATGGTTCGGTTGCGACGCCCGGCGCGCTGGCGGCATTTGCGATGGCCTCGCAACGCTTCGGGGTGCTCCCTTGGCGGGAGATCCTTGGTCCGGTCATCGAGGTGGTGCGGAGAGGATTCCCGCTCTCGCAGGCTTCACGCCTATACCTGGAGTTCTCCGGTGACTCCGTATTCGGATGGGATCCGGGCAGTCGTGCCGCGCTATTCCGCCGCGGGGAGCTCCTCGGAGACGGCGATTTGATCCTGATTCCCGAACTCGCCGACAGCCTGGACTCAATCGCAGAAGATGGCGTCTCGGCCTTCTACGAGGGTGACATCGCCAGACTCATAAGCGACGATATCGTTGAGCACGGCGGAATCCTGACCAGGGGGGACCTGGCGGCCTACCGGGCTATCGAGCGCCCGGCCCTGCAATCGGAACTCGACGACTGGGAAGTCGCGACGAACCCGGCTCCCGCCATCGGCGGCGCCTCGCTGGCTGCGATGCTCTTTTTGCTCGAGGGATCAGGGTTTCCCGGATGGAACCTCGAAGGCATGCACCATCTCGTCCGCACCCAGCAAGCTGTGCTCGGGTACCGGCGAGAGTTCCTCGACGCCTCCGTTGATCGCCTACCAGCCATCCAGCGTCTGCTCGATCTCTCCCATACGGGGGACTGGCGCCGGTTGTTGACATCACCTTCGACCGTTCATACTTCTGCAGTCGACGCAGGCGGGAGCGCCTGTTCAGTGACGATGTCGGCAGGATACGGATCGGGCGTGATGCCACCGGGCACAGGGATCTGGATGAACAACTCACTCGGTGAGTTGGAGTTGAACCGGCTCGGGTTTCATGCCCTTGCCCCCGGGGATCGGCTCGTGTCGAATATGGCTCCCACCGTGGCCCGCCGTGGGGACGGCGCGGTCCTCGCGATCGGCTCTCCCGGTGCCGATAGGATCACCACCGCCATCCTGTCCACGCTTCTCAACCTGATCCACCTGGGGATGGACCTGGAAGCGGCCGTGCAACATCCCAGACTCCACGTCGAGTACACCGACGACGGTGGCCGGATAGCCTACGAGCCCGGCCTCGATGTTGCCCGACTGGGTCTGATCAGCCGACCCTTCGATACGACCGACATGTTCTTCGGCGGTGTCGGCGCCGCGCTCTTCGAACCCGGCCAGGATCTCGTTGCCGCCGCGGATCATCGTCGGACGGGCGGTGTCGCCTTTGGCGGGTCATAG
- a CDS encoding SURF1 family protein translates to MPPRIIVGRAVSPLAGHSDMYAFLRRPSWLMLHVVVLAIIVAFLLLGRWQLERLDQRRAENAVIAAHLAASPVEWSKTSSGRPPEYSRLLIAGAFAPDEEVLLRSQVNQGQPGFDVLTPLYVDEIAAVVVNRGWVPLEFDAPPVAQALPPADVVTVEGIVRYPLTGSNLATTAGAVGKLDIVARVDLERLDGQIGGDLATFYVELTSLSPPGTSQPIPAGIPEVSEGSHLSYAVQWFSFALVSTIGYAALIRSTARRRAGLRRRAGSPPLAPS, encoded by the coding sequence TTGCCGCCGCGGATCATCGTCGGACGGGCGGTGTCGCCTTTGGCGGGTCATAGCGACATGTATGCATTCCTGCGGCGGCCGTCCTGGCTCATGCTGCACGTGGTAGTCCTCGCCATCATCGTGGCGTTCCTGCTTCTCGGCAGATGGCAGTTGGAACGTCTCGACCAACGCAGAGCCGAGAATGCAGTGATCGCCGCTCATCTTGCGGCATCACCGGTCGAATGGTCGAAGACTTCCTCTGGACGGCCGCCCGAGTACTCGAGGTTGCTCATCGCGGGAGCGTTCGCGCCCGACGAAGAGGTCCTCCTGCGCAGTCAGGTCAACCAGGGACAACCGGGGTTCGACGTGCTGACACCGCTCTATGTGGACGAGATCGCAGCCGTCGTCGTCAACCGAGGATGGGTACCACTCGAGTTCGATGCCCCGCCGGTCGCCCAGGCTCTGCCACCGGCCGACGTCGTGACCGTTGAGGGAATCGTTCGCTACCCCCTGACCGGATCGAACCTTGCCACCACGGCCGGCGCCGTCGGGAAGCTGGACATCGTGGCCAGGGTTGACCTGGAACGGTTGGACGGGCAGATCGGTGGAGATCTGGCCACGTTCTACGTCGAACTCACCAGCCTCTCTCCGCCCGGCACATCGCAACCGATTCCTGCGGGAATCCCTGAAGTGAGTGAGGGGTCCCATCTGTCGTACGCGGTCCAATGGTTCTCATTCGCGCTCGTCAGTACGATTGGATATGCCGCCTTGATTCGCTCAACCGCCCGACGGCGCGCCGGGCTCAGGCGTCGTGCAGGATCTCCGCCGCTTGCTCCATCGTGA
- a CDS encoding HisA/HisF-related TIM barrel protein has translation MDLYARVNILDGRAVRLPHGDVHEAIALDADPLARAVGWVEKGAARIHVVDLNAAAYGDYRNRPLIHRIIEALDIPVQVAGGVRSPQEASQLIDAGAWRVVMGTAAIEEQVMAWDLFRSYPGKVAVSLDVLPDEELVVRGWTAHSGRFLEEVLIELSSAGAAAFLVSEAGRDALEEPPNFGILRRALAIVDEPIIAAGGGRDLHDLEALYELEMDGKRLGGVVVGREVTAGRFTMEQAAEILHDA, from the coding sequence ATGGATCTCTACGCACGCGTCAATATCCTCGACGGCCGAGCCGTTCGCCTTCCTCATGGAGATGTGCATGAGGCGATTGCCCTCGATGCCGATCCACTCGCCCGCGCCGTCGGCTGGGTGGAAAAGGGTGCGGCCCGCATCCATGTCGTTGATCTCAACGCAGCCGCGTACGGCGACTATCGCAACCGGCCGCTCATCCACCGAATAATCGAAGCGCTCGACATCCCGGTGCAGGTCGCCGGTGGTGTGCGTTCTCCGCAGGAGGCGTCCCAGCTGATCGATGCCGGCGCCTGGCGGGTGGTCATGGGTACCGCCGCCATTGAAGAGCAGGTAATGGCCTGGGATCTGTTCCGCAGCTACCCGGGCAAAGTCGCGGTCAGCCTCGACGTCCTACCTGATGAGGAACTCGTCGTGAGGGGCTGGACGGCACACTCAGGGAGGTTTCTCGAGGAAGTCTTGATCGAGCTATCTTCGGCCGGCGCGGCCGCCTTCCTCGTCTCCGAAGCTGGACGGGATGCTCTCGAAGAACCACCGAACTTCGGCATTCTCAGGCGAGCACTTGCCATCGTTGATGAGCCGATCATCGCGGCCGGCGGCGGCCGGGATCTTCACGACCTCGAGGCCCTCTATGAGCTCGAGATGGACGGCAAGCGCCTGGGTGGAGTTGTGGTCGGCCGGGAAGTCACAGCCGGCCGGTTCACGATGGAGCAAGCGGCGGAGATCCTGCACGACGCCTGA
- the trxA gene encoding thioredoxin gives MATVELTKENFEETILNNDVVFVDFWAEWCGPCRMFAPTFEAASEKHENIVFGKVDTEAQQELAGYFQIRSIPTLMVFREKVVLFSQPGALPAPAFDDLITQVTSVDMEEVHRSIAEQSAEVDAEATA, from the coding sequence ATGGCAACTGTTGAGCTGACCAAAGAGAACTTTGAGGAAACGATCCTCAATAACGACGTCGTGTTTGTCGACTTCTGGGCCGAATGGTGTGGTCCGTGTCGGATGTTCGCACCCACGTTCGAGGCCGCTTCCGAGAAACATGAGAATATCGTGTTCGGCAAGGTCGATACCGAAGCTCAGCAGGAACTTGCAGGCTACTTCCAGATCCGATCCATTCCTACGCTCATGGTCTTCCGCGAGAAGGTCGTCCTCTTCTCACAGCCGGGCGCACTGCCGGCACCCGCCTTCGATGACCTGATCACCCAGGTGACTTCTGTGGACATGGAAGAGGTACACCGATCCATCGCCGAACAGTCCGCGGAGGTGGATGCCGAGGCGACGGCCTAG
- a CDS encoding SCO family protein, translated as MSSFPRSLVIFALVLGTVLGACEGAVIPAVGQLEGVVLQTPTPKAAFSLTDTSGRLYDFSLETDGRLTFLYFGYSNCPDICPVHLAQLAEVFDQLPDVRRNSTVVFVTVDPERDTPEAIRAFLDAFSSDFVGLTGSPEELEAAQRAAGVPPAVKEGDGEKYTMGHAGQVLVYTPDGFGYSVYPFGTRQSDWIHDLPILLERLES; from the coding sequence ATGAGTTCCTTCCCTCGCTCTCTTGTCATCTTTGCCCTCGTGCTGGGGACGGTTCTTGGCGCCTGCGAAGGCGCCGTCATTCCGGCGGTGGGACAACTGGAGGGTGTAGTCCTACAGACGCCGACCCCCAAAGCAGCCTTCAGCCTCACCGATACCAGCGGCCGCCTCTACGATTTCTCTCTCGAGACCGATGGCCGGTTGACCTTCCTCTATTTCGGCTATTCGAACTGCCCGGACATCTGCCCTGTGCATCTCGCCCAGTTGGCAGAGGTGTTCGATCAACTCCCGGACGTACGTCGAAACTCGACGGTTGTATTCGTGACCGTCGATCCGGAGCGAGATACTCCGGAAGCGATCCGCGCGTTCCTCGATGCTTTCAGTTCCGACTTCGTGGGGCTGACCGGCTCTCCGGAAGAACTCGAAGCCGCGCAGAGGGCTGCGGGAGTTCCTCCGGCGGTGAAGGAGGGCGATGGGGAGAAGTACACGATGGGCCATGCCGGGCAGGTGCTGGTCTATACCCCGGATGGCTTCGGCTACAGCGTCTACCCGTTCGGAACGAGGCAAAGCGATTGGATCCATGACCTGCCGATATTGCTGGAGCGGTTGGAGTCGTGA
- a CDS encoding copper chaperone PCu(A)C, with amino-acid sequence MRRIALGLVVAAMVVACTSSAGIQVRNAVIAEPAGANTALYFEIENTRNQSDHLIGARTEVATAEVHRSFSGNGQMHMEHVTAVEIAGGEAVVFEPGGLHVMLLDVDRLKPEQVVIFVLEFEIAGDVEVEATVKPYAAIAP; translated from the coding sequence GTGAGGCGAATCGCTTTGGGACTCGTCGTCGCCGCAATGGTGGTCGCATGTACATCATCGGCCGGAATCCAGGTCCGCAATGCGGTGATCGCAGAGCCGGCAGGTGCCAACACTGCCCTCTACTTCGAGATCGAGAACACTCGGAATCAGTCCGATCACCTCATCGGAGCCCGCACCGAAGTTGCCACGGCCGAAGTACACCGAAGCTTTTCCGGGAATGGGCAGATGCATATGGAGCACGTCACGGCCGTGGAGATCGCTGGGGGAGAAGCGGTTGTCTTCGAGCCGGGAGGGCTGCATGTCATGCTCCTGGATGTCGATCGATTGAAGCCCGAGCAGGTAGTCATATTCGTTCTTGAATTCGAGATTGCCGGTGATGTAGAAGTGGAAGCGACGGTCAAGCCCTACGCAGCGATCGCACCGTGA
- a CDS encoding cytochrome c: MKRVTALLSAVAIGLAGCAQSADWSEDTVRGEALVRELGCLACHGQEDGVGPAWTGAWGTSRRLADGSTVVFDGAYIRSSVLEPAAQVVMGFDPVMPSFSLTEDDLAAIVAYLEEST, encoded by the coding sequence GTGAAGCGGGTCACGGCTCTGCTGTCGGCGGTTGCGATAGGCCTAGCCGGTTGCGCGCAGAGCGCCGACTGGTCGGAGGACACCGTACGCGGCGAAGCTCTGGTACGGGAGCTTGGCTGTCTGGCATGCCACGGACAGGAGGACGGCGTCGGTCCGGCCTGGACCGGAGCCTGGGGAACATCGCGGAGACTCGCCGATGGATCTACCGTGGTGTTTGATGGAGCGTACATTCGCAGTTCAGTGCTGGAGCCGGCGGCTCAGGTGGTGATGGGTTTTGACCCGGTCATGCCCTCGTTCTCATTGACAGAGGACGATCTCGCCGCGATCGTGGCATACCTGGAGGAGTCCACATGA
- a CDS encoding cytochrome c oxidase assembly protein, producing MNISWWCTALSEPWSWTFRAYPGVWLVVAALAGGYALAIRSNRRLEGHSLRETGFFVAGLLVFWVASDWPLGTLGAGYLASAHMLQYVLYVLVAAPLLWLGTPEWLARRILAATGIYRAGRSLRRFPLLMGAVFNVTLILTHTPIAVDSLRPTQFGSFAMDALWLLSGLALWAPIVGSIAEFTQRSYPARMLYLFFTTGVVTILPASFLTFASLPLYRTYELAPRVFGLTAINDQQIAGLIMKLSAVPIIWPVLAGMMYRWATSERASV from the coding sequence ATGAACATCTCGTGGTGGTGCACGGCGCTATCCGAACCGTGGTCGTGGACCTTCCGCGCCTACCCGGGGGTCTGGCTCGTGGTTGCCGCGCTCGCCGGTGGATATGCATTGGCGATTCGCAGTAACCGCCGGCTCGAAGGACATTCTCTGCGTGAGACCGGGTTCTTCGTGGCCGGGCTACTCGTGTTCTGGGTCGCGTCCGACTGGCCGCTCGGGACGCTCGGGGCCGGGTATCTCGCCAGTGCTCACATGTTGCAGTACGTTTTGTACGTTCTGGTGGCCGCGCCGCTGCTCTGGTTGGGAACGCCGGAATGGCTCGCCCGCCGGATTCTGGCGGCCACCGGCATCTATCGGGCCGGACGATCTTTGCGACGGTTCCCGTTGTTGATGGGTGCAGTATTCAACGTGACCCTGATACTGACCCACACGCCCATCGCCGTGGATAGCTTGCGGCCGACGCAGTTCGGTTCCTTCGCGATGGATGCGCTCTGGTTGTTGTCCGGCCTCGCACTCTGGGCGCCTATCGTCGGCTCGATTGCCGAGTTCACTCAGCGGTCGTATCCGGCGCGGATGTTGTATCTGTTCTTCACGACGGGCGTCGTCACGATTCTTCCCGCCAGCTTCCTGACGTTTGCGAGCCTTCCGCTCTATCGAACCTACGAGCTTGCTCCCCGGGTATTCGGGCTGACTGCCATCAATGATCAGCAGATCGCCGGCCTCATCATGAAACTGAGCGCGGTTCCGATCATCTGGCCGGTTCTGGCGGGAATGATGTATCGCTGGGCGACATCAGAGCGGGCTTCCGTATAG
- a CDS encoding ABC-F family ATP-binding cassette domain-containing protein, producing MHLLSLEGISISYPEQPVLEEVSMGISAGDHIGVIGRNGSGKTTLLAIIAGTEQADAGSIVRARGLQIARLDQNPVFQENATVGEIIGEERTAIAMADRFGLTDLDAICSTLSGGQRKRLALAVALSVECDLLILDEPTNHLDVDLIDWLEDHLRDRREALMLVTHDRFLLDRVATRVIEVHDRTLYSHQGTYKDYLEASAKRRVLEATAEHRLQQRIKTELAWLRRSPKARTTKSRARVSRAQDLMARQAGGVGQELTIELPARRIGSKVVNLHSAGKRYGDVWVLRHVEFKLQADARVGIVGPNAAGKTTLLRLISGLIEPDEGTVTMGSTVHPGWYGQDPRPIPPQMRLYAAVREHLDEVLLESGIRVSGAQLLERFQFTRDQQQSEVGDLSGGERRRLELLLTLMEAPNLLLLDEPTNDLDIETLTILEEYLDAWNGALVVASHDRYFLERTCLNIFSIETDGSVLHHPGGWVAYRDATMARPADTSRPGGSANRRPQQSRKLSYRDQRELTQLTMMIPTLESRRDELTAALDDAVGDHERFADLSRRLSVALDDVDRAETRWLELSELAERLAQE from the coding sequence ATGCATCTGCTGAGCCTTGAAGGTATATCCATCTCCTATCCGGAGCAACCGGTGTTGGAAGAAGTTTCGATGGGGATTTCAGCAGGCGATCACATCGGGGTGATCGGGCGGAACGGTTCGGGCAAGACGACGTTGCTGGCGATCATCGCAGGGACCGAGCAAGCCGATGCCGGTTCGATTGTGCGGGCCCGGGGTTTGCAGATCGCCCGCCTGGATCAGAATCCGGTCTTTCAGGAAAACGCCACCGTCGGCGAGATCATAGGAGAAGAACGAACTGCGATCGCCATGGCGGATCGATTCGGGCTGACGGACCTCGACGCCATCTGCTCCACGCTCTCCGGTGGACAGCGCAAACGCCTCGCACTGGCCGTGGCGCTCAGCGTTGAGTGCGATCTTCTCATTCTCGACGAGCCAACCAACCATCTCGATGTCGATCTGATCGACTGGTTGGAGGACCACCTGCGTGACCGCAGAGAGGCGCTAATGCTGGTGACTCACGACCGCTTCCTGCTGGACCGGGTCGCGACTCGCGTCATCGAGGTTCACGATCGAACGTTGTATTCACACCAGGGTACGTACAAAGACTATCTCGAGGCGTCTGCAAAGCGCAGGGTTCTGGAGGCGACGGCAGAACATCGCCTCCAGCAGCGGATCAAGACCGAACTGGCATGGCTACGAAGATCACCAAAGGCGCGTACCACCAAATCGCGGGCCCGGGTGAGCCGGGCGCAGGATCTGATGGCGCGACAAGCGGGAGGGGTGGGCCAAGAACTCACCATCGAGCTTCCAGCTCGTCGCATCGGCTCGAAGGTCGTGAACCTCCACAGTGCCGGCAAGCGGTACGGTGACGTGTGGGTGCTCCGGCACGTCGAGTTCAAGCTTCAGGCGGACGCACGAGTGGGAATTGTTGGCCCGAACGCGGCAGGCAAGACCACCCTCCTGAGGCTCATCTCCGGCCTCATCGAACCTGATGAAGGAACCGTGACGATGGGCTCGACAGTTCACCCGGGTTGGTACGGTCAGGATCCCCGACCCATTCCACCCCAGATGCGACTCTACGCCGCCGTTCGCGAGCATCTCGACGAGGTGCTCCTCGAGAGTGGTATCAGGGTTTCGGGTGCGCAGCTGCTCGAACGGTTCCAGTTCACGAGAGATCAGCAACAGTCGGAGGTAGGCGATCTCTCCGGTGGAGAGCGACGCAGGCTCGAGCTCTTGCTGACCCTGATGGAAGCGCCGAATCTGTTGCTCCTCGACGAACCGACCAACGACCTCGACATCGAAACACTCACGATCCTCGAGGAGTATCTCGACGCCTGGAACGGGGCACTCGTGGTGGCAAGCCACGACCGCTATTTCCTGGAGAGAACGTGTCTGAATATCTTCTCGATCGAGACCGATGGATCGGTTCTCCATCACCCGGGAGGATGGGTCGCCTATCGTGACGCAACCATGGCGCGGCCAGCGGACACTTCGAGACCCGGCGGTTCCGCCAACCGACGGCCGCAGCAGTCGCGCAAGCTCTCATACAGAGACCAGAGGGAACTCACTCAGCTCACGATGATGATCCCGACCCTCGAAAGCCGGCGAGACGAGTTGACCGCCGCGCTCGATGATGCGGTCGGAGATCACGAACGGTTCGCCGATCTATCACGCAGGCTTTCTGTCGCGCTCGATGACGTCGACCGGGCGGAAACGCGGTGGTTGGAGCTGAGCGAACTGGCTGAACGGCTCGCTCAGGAGTAG
- a CDS encoding carbohydrate ABC transporter permease, which translates to MTTLAAPGSRRAWVYIPLTMMALFYLVPLYVMLNTGFKSFDEVSLSTMWNLPSGFAFDNFRAAWEALRPNLWNSVKIVVPAATISSVLGSINGFVLAKWKFKGANIVFPVLLFGMFIPYQAVLIPLVTFMSKIGLAGGTWGLVLVHVIYGIPITALIFRNYFATIPETLIEAAKIDGAGIFGTFTRIMLPLAIPSFVVVYIWQFTSAWNDFLFAVVLTNTENWPVTVALNNLAGSQIIAWNVQMAASFLAAVPTLLIYVFLGRYFLSGMMSGALKE; encoded by the coding sequence ATGACCACTCTCGCTGCTCCCGGCTCGCGACGCGCCTGGGTGTACATACCGCTGACGATGATGGCGCTGTTCTATCTGGTACCGCTCTACGTGATGTTGAACACCGGATTCAAGAGCTTTGACGAGGTCAGCCTCAGCACGATGTGGAACCTGCCGTCGGGTTTTGCGTTCGACAATTTCCGGGCCGCCTGGGAAGCGCTGCGTCCCAATCTCTGGAACTCGGTCAAGATCGTTGTCCCGGCGGCCACCATCTCCTCAGTCCTGGGCTCTATCAACGGCTTCGTGCTCGCCAAGTGGAAGTTCAAGGGAGCCAATATTGTCTTCCCTGTTCTGTTGTTCGGGATGTTCATCCCATACCAGGCCGTGCTGATTCCGCTGGTCACCTTCATGTCGAAGATAGGTTTGGCGGGAGGCACCTGGGGACTCGTACTGGTCCATGTCATCTACGGCATTCCGATCACGGCTCTGATCTTTCGTAACTACTTCGCAACGATTCCCGAGACGCTGATCGAAGCAGCAAAGATCGATGGTGCCGGGATCTTCGGCACATTTACCCGGATCATGCTTCCCCTCGCCATACCAAGCTTCGTCGTCGTCTACATCTGGCAGTTCACATCGGCCTGGAACGACTTTCTCTTCGCCGTTGTGTTGACGAACACAGAGAACTGGCCCGTAACGGTCGCGCTCAACAACCTGGCCGGAAGTCAGATCATCGCCTGGAACGTCCAGATGGCCGCCTCTTTCCTCGCCGCAGTACCGACCCTGCTGATCTACGTGTTCCTCGGCCGCTACTTCCTGAGCGGCATGATGTCCGGCGCGCTCAAGGAGTAG